In Porites lutea chromosome 1, jaPorLute2.1, whole genome shotgun sequence, a single genomic region encodes these proteins:
- the LOC140946761 gene encoding uncharacterized protein, with protein MASLRNTREALLLGYSEGWLDEMEFLALYDLNTSENLEFPYDSYDQFNLDDIDEAECIAEFRFEKRHILQLEEVLQIPALLKCDQRSVFTGTEGLCLLLKRLAYPCRYSDLIYRFGRPVPVLCMITNKVIDCIYDTHHRKITNWNNGILNPVSLQMYADAISAKGAALDNCFGFIDGTVRAISKPGERQRVMYNGHKRIHGIKFQSVTLPNGLIANMYGPVEGRKHDASMLTESGLLRELQRNAISPTGQPLCVYGDPAYPLRVHLQGPFKNAYLTPQMQQFNKSMSEVRISVEWLFNDIINYFKFMDFKKNLKVGLSSVGKMYIVSGLLRNALTCLYGNSTSKFFDIQPPSLEDYFA; from the exons ATGGCATCCCTAAGGAATACTCGAGAAGCTTTACTGCTGGGATACAGCGAAGGGTGGCTGGATGAAATGGAATTCCTCGCTTTATATGATTTAAATACGTCTGAAAACCTTGAATTTCCCTATGATTCATATGATCAGTTCAACCTCGATGATATCGACGAAGCTGAGTGCATTGCAGAATTTCGCTTTGAGAAGCGACATATTCTGCAACTAGAAGAGGTGCTACAGATTCCTGCTCTCTTGAAGTGCGACCAGAGATCAGTGTTCACTGGAACTGAAGGACTCTGCTTGCTCCTGAAAAGGCTGGCTTACCCTTGTAGATATTCAGATCTTATTTATCGTTTCGGCAGACCAGTACCTGTCCTATGCATGATTACCAACAAAGTTATAGACTGCATATACGATACCCACCACCGCAAGATAACCAACTGGAATAACGGTATCTTGAACCCCGTTTCCTTACAAATGTATGCAGATGCGATTTCAGCCAAAGGAGCAGCCTTAGATAATTGTTTCGGGTTCATCGATGGGACTGTGAGAGCAATTTCTAAACCTGGTGAACGACAAAGAGTGATGTACAACGGCCACAAAAGAATCCATGGCATCAAATTTCAATCAGTTACACTGCCAAATGGCCTCATTGCTAACATGTATGGCCCAGTTG AAGGAAGGAAGCATGATGCAAGCATGTTAACAGAATCTGGCCTGCTAAGAGAACTACAGCGGAATGCAATATCACCCACTGGGCAGCCTCTGTGTGTCTATGGGGACCCTGCGTACCCATTAAGGGTGCATTTGCAGGGCCCATTCAAGAATGCCTACTTAACTCCTCAGATGCAGCAGTTTAATAAGTCTATGAGTGAAGTTAGAATTTCTGTTGAATGGCTTTTTAATGACATCATCAATTATTTTAAGTtcatggattttaagaaaaatctcAAGGTTGGCTTAAGCAGTGTaggcaaaatgtacattgtatCAGGTCTCCTTCGCAATGCTCTCACATGCCTGTATGGCAATAGCACATCAAAGTTTTTTGATATTCAGCCTCCAAGCCTTGAGGATTACTTTGCCTAA